AAGCATTTGCTCGAACGTTTCCCATTGGAATAGGGAGGTTGCATCGTCTCTATCACAATAGTGCACGGTGCTTGTTCTTTTATCTATATAAAGATAAGAACCGTCCCAGTCATAACCGCCTATAAAGAAATGGTCGTCTGTGGCATTTCGAGGTCTTTCCCGAATGTTTGCCGTAATAATCGAAAACGGTTGGCGGCTTTCATCAGTGCTTCTTTTATAGTTTCTTCTTAATCCGTCTAAACAAAAGGTTCCAACCAATATGTCCAAGCCATTGCTTACATCTAACAAGAATTTTTTATAATCGATGGGAATTTCCATGCCCAATTCTTTCTCCAATGCTTGGACATCGTTCTTACTTAGCGGAGGATATAGGGTGTTTAGCCAAGCCTCGGGGGCTATATGGGGCGCTTTTCCTATAAGGATTGCACCGGAGGATTGGGATTCTTCAATACCCTGGTTCTGAAATCTATAAATTAAATCCCTATATGTTTTATTCATATTCGATTTTTCTATATACGTTATACTATTTATGGTAAAGGCTCATCATTAAAAATGAAGAATTTGACAA
The nucleotide sequence above comes from Prevotella melaninogenica ATCC 25845. Encoded proteins:
- a CDS encoding SMI1/KNR4 family protein; translation: MNKTYRDLIYRFQNQGIEESQSSGAILIGKAPHIAPEAWLNTLYPPLSKNDVQALEKELGMEIPIDYKKFLLDVSNGLDILVGTFCLDGLRRNYKRSTDESRQPFSIITANIRERPRNATDDHFFIGGYDWDGSYLYIDKRTSTVHYCDRDDATSLFQWETFEQMLISELKRIYSLFDERGRKIDEDLYTTPIKR